DNA from Aureimonas sp. AU20:
CGCATGGTCGTCAACCTGTCCGAGATCGCCTCGGACGTGACGACATCCGCCTCGCAGGTCGCCGCCGGGTCGACGCAGGCAGCCGTCACCGCCGAGCAGTTGTCCGCCGGCTCCACCCAGCAGGCCGCGACCACGCAGCGCCTTTCTTCCGGTGCCAGCGAACAGGCTGCCGCCACCGAGCAGGCCTCGGCCGCGATGGAGGAAATGGCGGCCAATATCCGCCAGAACGCCGAGAACGCCACCACCACGGAAAAGATCGCGACGCTCGCCGCCACCAATGCCGCGCGCAGCGGCGAGGCCGTGCAGAAGTCGGTGGACGCCATGCGTACCATCGCCGCCAAGATCTCGGTGGTGCAGGAGATCGCCCGTCAGACCGACCTTCTGGCGCTGAACGCGGCGATCGAGGCCGCGCGCGCCGGCCAGCACGGCAAGGGCTTCGCCGTGGTCGCCTCGGAAGTGCGCAAGCTCGCCGAACGCTCGCAGCACGCGGCGCTGGAAATCGGCGCGTTGTCCGGCGAAACGCTGGGCGTGGCCGAGGAGGCCGGCACCATGCTCGGCGCGCTGGTGCCCGACATCCGCCGCACGGCGGAGCTGGTGGCCGAAATCTCGGCCGCCTGCCGCGAGCAGAATATCGGCGCCGAGCAGATCAACCAGGCGATCACGCAGCTCGACCAGGTGACGCAGCAGACCGTCGCCTCCGTCACCGAGCTCGATCAGGTGACGCAGGCGTCGAGCGGCGCCGCCAACGAGATGTCGGTCACGGCCGAGCAGCTTTCGGGCGAGGCGCGGCGTCTCGCCGAACGGGCGAGCTTCTTCCGCGTCGATCCGGCTCACACCGCGAAGGGCGCCGAGACCGCCGCGACCCAGCCCGTCCGCATCCAGATCGGCCCCTCCGCCAAGGCCAATGTCCGCGAGTTGCAGGCTGCGGCCCAGCAGTTCGCTCCGGCGGCTGGCGCGGCCAAGGGCAAGGAGGCCGCGAAGGCGAACGGGTTCAACCTCGAACTCGACTCGAACTTCGAGCGCATGAGCGCCTGACGGCCGAGCCGAAAGGCTGATCGGAAAAGCAGACGGGGCGGACGATCGGATCGTCCGCCCCGTCTTTCGTTCGGGAAGCGGTTCGCTGGAGTGCTTGAGAGCGCCCGTCAGCCGACGGCGATCTCCGGCACTTCCCGCTTCACCCGCGCCATGTCTTCCTCGAAGGCCGCTGTCTCGCGCCGCTGCGCTTCGGGGTCGGGCAAGCGCAGGATATAGGCGGGGTGGACCGTCACGAGGAGCTTGGTCTTCCCGTCGGGCAGGTCGATCAGGCGCGAGCGCGTGTCGCGGATCGTCACGGCATGGCCGAGCACGGAGGCCGCCGCCGTTGCGCCGAGAGCCACGATGAGCTTGGGCTGGATCAGCTCGCGCTCCTGCTCCAGCCACCAGCGGCAGACCTTGACCTCGCCCATATTGGGCTTGGCATGGATGCGCCGCTTGCCGCGCGGCTCGAACTTGAAATGCTTCACCGCGTTGGTGACATAGGCTTGGGTGCGGTCGATGCCCGCCGCCGCCAGCGCCGCGTCGAAGACCTTGCCGGCCGGGCCGATGAAGGGCTCGCCCGCCAGATCTTCCTGATCGCCCGGCTGCTCGCCGACGAAGATGACCGGCGCGTCCGCTGGCCCCTTGCCGAACACGGTCTGCGTCGCCGGCTCCCAGAGCGGGCAAGCCTTGCAGTGCATCGCCTGTTCCCGCGCCTCTTCCAGATCGTCTGGCGCTTTGTTGAAGCCGTTGAAGACCGGAGCCTTCGCAACCCTTGCCATCTCGCCGCGCTCCTTTGCCCGTTCGTGACGAAAACTCGGCAAGGTCGGCGCGGTTTCGATCATGCGGCGCGATGCCTCTTCCGCCCCGCGCACGAGCGGTTCGATCAGCGCGGCCTCGGGCAGGTTGTGCCAGTATTTCTTCGGCATCTCGGCCTGCATCGCCTTAACCTTCAGCCGCGCCGGGTTGAAGATCGAGCGGTAGTAGGTGAGCCAGAGCGCCTCCATAGCGTCCTCCGGCGGCTTGTCGGCGGGGTCAGCACCGGGCGCGAAAGTCAGCTCGGCCCCGTCCCAATGGACGGAGCGCTTAGGCGTCAGGATGCTCCAGATCATGCCGGGGAAGCGGCGCATGAAGAAGGGCGCGGTGAACTCGACCACGTGATGGAAGGGCTCGAACCAGGCGACATAGAGAAAGCCGCCCGCCTCCGTCTCGATCTCGCGAAAGCGCACGAAGGCCTTCATCTTGTGGCTGTCGCGCCGAACCGCCTTTTCCATCTCGTGCGCGTGGGCGACGTCGGGGTCGGCCAGGATTTCCAGGAGCTTGCGCTCGCCCTGAAGACGCCACAGGAGCCGATAGGCGAAGCTGAAGCGCTCGGGGTCGCTATGGCAGACGAGCTTGCGGGCGAGATCGGGAAAGCTGCGCGGCACGGAAAAAGGTGGCGCGTCGGCCGGAGCTGGCGGAAGCGGCTCCGC
Protein-coding regions in this window:
- a CDS encoding UdgX family uracil-DNA binding protein (This protein belongs to the uracil DNA glycosylase superfamily, members of which act in excision repair of DNA. However, it belongs more specifically to UdgX branch, whose founding member was found to bind uracil in DNA (where it does not belong), without cleaving it, appears to promote DNA repair by a pathway involving RecA, rather than base excision.), whose amino-acid sequence is MFEARLAFPADFDGWRDAARSALALRIAPEALSFQVGEGAGGLFAEPLPPAPADAPPFSVPRSFPDLARKLVCHSDPERFSFAYRLLWRLQGERKLLEILADPDVAHAHEMEKAVRRDSHKMKAFVRFREIETEAGGFLYVAWFEPFHHVVEFTAPFFMRRFPGMIWSILTPKRSVHWDGAELTFAPGADPADKPPEDAMEALWLTYYRSIFNPARLKVKAMQAEMPKKYWHNLPEAALIEPLVRGAEEASRRMIETAPTLPSFRHERAKERGEMARVAKAPVFNGFNKAPDDLEEAREQAMHCKACPLWEPATQTVFGKGPADAPVIFVGEQPGDQEDLAGEPFIGPAGKVFDAALAAAGIDRTQAYVTNAVKHFKFEPRGKRRIHAKPNMGEVKVCRWWLEQERELIQPKLIVALGATAAASVLGHAVTIRDTRSRLIDLPDGKTKLLVTVHPAYILRLPDPEAQRRETAAFEEDMARVKREVPEIAVG